One Thamnophis elegans isolate rThaEle1 chromosome 2, rThaEle1.pri, whole genome shotgun sequence genomic window, ctacagcatccccatggtcatgtgatttacattcagatgcctgacaactgactcacagttgcagtgtcctggggtcatgtttatctccattttatcaccttttgcaaccttctaacaagcaaagtcaatggggaaaccagattcacttaacaactgttactaatttaactgcagtggttcacttaacaaacaagaaaaattgtaaaatagggcaaaactcagttaacaactttCTCAtttagcgacataaattttggcctcaattatggtcataagttgaagactacctgtatttgttaaCTCGTTCTACTTCTCTTTTAAATATACTTAGAATATAAATGAATATCTTTTCAATCCTTTTTCATGCTTTCATTTTTTGGATTTCCAGATCGTTTGTCTGTATCCTATTCACGGAGCAGTGGCCCAGGAGGTCAGAATGTGAATaaaggtaaaaacaaaacaaagactgAGTACATATACATGTATTTCTTGAGAACAAATCCCATTGACATTAATGAGACTTCCTACAATAAAATTAAGGTACAGATTTTGGAGTTGAGCAGCATAGAAATTTGACAAATATGATCAAGTATTCATGAGCAGCAAACTTATCAATAAATTGGGAGGAAAAAGTAGGCCCTTCCAAGCTGCATAACTCTTTATCCTGCAGAGTTGTTATTTATTGCTTCTTTTCACACCCAGTGAATTCAAAAGCAGAAGTCCGGTTCCATTTGGCATCAGCAGACTGGATCTCTGAAGAAGTGCGACAAAAAATGGCAGTGCTGGTAATTCTCAaattttattttccccttttgagATAGATTGTTAAGTAGCATACACTTAGTTTACCAATTTCCTGCAAAAATTCCTGCACAAAAATTCCTACATAAAAAATATAGATCATCCAGAGGGACCCATTTAGGTTGTGTAGCAAAATTAAAATCCATAAACATATAACATCAGAAGATGGATCTTAAAAATTGCTTTATCTCATTATGCgattgaaattctttttttttataagcaCTCTGACATTGTAAATAAAAGCCTGGTAAAAGACATGATGTTAGGGACCATTGAAAATAGGAGGAATTTTCTAGATGATAATTCTGTCAATTAAATTCTTTATATGATTGTTTATTAGAAACAGTTTACTTCTCTCCTTAGTTCAAAAACTCAGGATTATATAAGAATATGTGGTTATATGCAAGATGGTATtacttctttatttccttttatctCAAAGAATGACTGGCCTCCTACAATTTAGCAGACAAGTCCCAGTGTCAAAGAACTGCTTTAAATGGTTTCAGGTAGAAATTGGGGGCACAATATTTCTATATAAGAAGGTCTAACCCCAAGTTgtcaaacaaaataaattatttgttgTTAGACGAAAATATAATTTGTCTACAAATATAGGGAGTGATTGATTTCTCACTTTAACCCTTAATATGGCTTGCTTGATTTTGGCTTAGAGGAATCATAAAATCATCATTATTGTGTAACATTATGTAATTTTAACCACTACAGTTAACGTGTgactttaaaaatcatattttgatagaagaaacatgttttattttccagagaataaaaagttatataaatatgCTCCCTCTTTAAGGGAGATGGGAGTTTAGAactatgaaaaataaatacaataaataataaaatgttttatttcccaGCAAAAACTTAAGATCAATAAATTGGGAGAGCTAATAATAACTTCTGAAGTGAGTCGCTATCAGATGAGGAATTTGGCAGACTGTCTACAAAAGATCAGGAACATGATTGCAGAATCCACTGTGAGTCCTCATGTTATATCTGAAGAAACTGCTGAGATGATCAGAAACAGGTAAATCTGAGACAAAAATAACAGGACTGAATTAGAATTCCTTTggacataagaatatgatgcataTACACCAGAATTCTCAGTTGATGCTCCCTTAGGTCAAGATGGAGCCATTTGTAATTAAAACAAGAAGTTCTTCTCTCTCATTATTCAGCATACTTACCACATTAGGCAGTTTAAGAAAACACTTGCTTAACACTtgcattattcttaatgtccctactCACTGAGTATCTACAGTTTAATACATCATAATAAATAAGACAGTCtagttctttatttttcttaatttcactTAGGGAAGCAAAGACAACATTTGTTAATTTCGGATGGCACATCATGGATCAACATGCACATTCTACATTTAAAATGCTGAATAATCTAGATGGACGTTGTACCTTTACTAATGAATGGGGAAGTAATTCACTAACTTTGCTCACTTCAGATTCAACAGCTCCCTCTAAAccaacacattttctttcttgaaGTTTAACTTGTAAATTGTTATGTTGTTGTGATATGTGTTATATTTGTAACTTCCAAgggagaggcagatttttccctTATCACATGCCTCTAAAGTTCCTGCTTCTTGAAGGAATGTAGATTTAcagattttagttttcttttatgACTCTTGTATATTTTTGTGATTGACCAGAATAGGCTGTGTGATTTCTATGTCTTATGCCCCACAGTTAACAAGGGGGGCATCCCCTACCCAAGTAAAGAGTTACAACAAAAAGTGCTACAAAGTACTGTCCTAGAGGTTTCTGGGAAATGAAGGATAGAAACTCTTCACAATCCATCCTATGGAATCAGCTCTGGCCATTACAATGTTATTTTATGAACATTTGGTCTAGATTCTAGAAAAAGGGTAAAAATCCAGAATTACTTTAGAACCACTTAAATGTCATTTTCTATATCTGTTTGGCTTTAGGGTGGAGAAGAGGAACAGAGAACGCCTCCGACAAAAAAAAGCACGATCTTCTTTGAAGCAAAGTAGACAAGTGGACTATGACTGAACATCTTTTGGAGACATAAATAATGCAAAGA contains:
- the MRPL58 gene encoding peptidyl-tRNA hydrolase ICT1, mitochondrial is translated as MAAHSLCCFRRMPVQWLLFWETARKIPLRGLASGHSAFGSQFRSAYSLDQLYQPQEKEADTAKDLASKTIPEIPVDRLSVSYSRSSGPGGQNVNKVNSKAEVRFHLASADWISEEVRQKMAVLQKLKINKLGELIITSEVSRYQMRNLADCLQKIRNMIAESTVSPHVISEETAEMIRNRVEKRNRERLRQKKARSSLKQSRQVDYD